From the genome of Gemmatimonas phototrophica, one region includes:
- a CDS encoding 23S rRNA (pseudouridine(1915)-N(3))-methyltransferase RlmH, which translates to MRVSLLVIGRPRHAGLADAIRDYETRAARYWPLDVIEVKEEPGRGLSGDVVREREGERLAERIPGDTVLVACDPGGVVMESDAFARWLQDQRDGARSVAFVIGGAHGLGTAVRQRANRRLSLAPWTLPHEVARLVLSEQLYRAGTIMRGEPYHK; encoded by the coding sequence GTGCGCGTTTCGCTGCTGGTAATCGGCCGGCCTCGCCACGCGGGGCTGGCCGATGCCATTCGGGACTACGAAACCCGGGCGGCCCGCTATTGGCCACTCGATGTGATCGAGGTCAAAGAGGAGCCGGGGCGGGGGCTGAGTGGTGATGTGGTGCGCGAGCGGGAAGGGGAGCGGCTGGCCGAGCGGATCCCCGGTGACACTGTGCTGGTGGCCTGCGACCCGGGCGGGGTGGTGATGGAGTCGGACGCCTTCGCCCGCTGGCTGCAGGACCAGCGGGACGGTGCCCGCAGCGTGGCGTTTGTCATTGGCGGGGCTCATGGACTTGGGACGGCGGTTCGTCAGCGGGCCAATCGACGCCTGTCACTGGCGCCTTGGACGCTCCCGCATGAGGTTGCACGTCTGGTGTTGAGCGAGCAGTTGTATCGGGCCGGGACTATCATGCGTGGAGAGCCGTACCACAAATGA
- a CDS encoding threonine synthase → MTTASWTLRCSACDTPAALERASLCGACGQPLFARYAPVATTTELRPRWDMWRYAPFMPLLEGEAPVTLGEGLTPLIECQPLADAVGVRRLWIKDEAQNPTASFKARGMSAAVTRARAEGFPGLVVPTAGNAGAALAAYGAAAGMKVRVYAPRTTPRPILDTIDAMGAELIRIDGHIGDAGKLALAYAAESGYFAISTLREPYRVEGMKTMGFEMAEQLGWRVPDVVVYPTGGGEGTVGIWKALQELAAGGWIPADRVQPQYVVAQAAGCAPIARAFAAGADRAEPWVDPVTYASGLRVPSPLGDRVLLRVLRDTQGVAGTATEEAIRDWTFRLATATGIDAAPEGGCALSVLRDAVVAGRIASDAEVVVYNTGSGASYRA, encoded by the coding sequence ATGACGACTGCATCCTGGACGCTCCGCTGCTCGGCGTGCGACACGCCAGCCGCCCTTGAGCGCGCTTCCCTGTGCGGCGCCTGCGGACAACCGCTGTTTGCCCGTTACGCGCCCGTTGCCACGACGACGGAGCTGCGCCCCCGGTGGGATATGTGGCGGTATGCGCCCTTCATGCCACTGCTCGAGGGGGAAGCACCGGTCACCCTCGGCGAAGGACTGACGCCGCTGATCGAGTGCCAGCCGTTGGCCGATGCAGTGGGCGTGCGCCGATTGTGGATCAAGGACGAAGCGCAGAATCCGACGGCCTCGTTCAAGGCGCGTGGTATGAGCGCCGCCGTGACCCGCGCCCGGGCTGAAGGCTTTCCGGGGTTGGTGGTGCCGACCGCGGGAAACGCCGGTGCGGCCCTGGCGGCCTACGGAGCCGCGGCCGGTATGAAGGTGCGCGTGTATGCTCCCCGGACGACACCTCGCCCCATTCTCGATACGATCGACGCCATGGGGGCCGAATTGATCCGCATCGACGGCCACATTGGCGACGCGGGAAAGCTGGCCCTCGCGTATGCCGCAGAATCCGGGTACTTCGCGATTTCGACGTTGCGTGAGCCGTATCGCGTGGAAGGCATGAAGACCATGGGCTTCGAAATGGCCGAGCAGCTCGGATGGCGGGTCCCTGACGTGGTCGTCTACCCGACCGGAGGTGGCGAAGGGACGGTTGGGATCTGGAAGGCGTTGCAGGAACTCGCGGCGGGGGGCTGGATTCCCGCCGATCGGGTGCAACCGCAGTATGTGGTGGCGCAGGCGGCCGGCTGTGCGCCCATTGCCCGCGCCTTCGCCGCCGGTGCAGATCGGGCCGAACCCTGGGTCGATCCGGTGACCTACGCCAGCGGGCTGCGTGTCCCGTCGCCCTTGGGTGACCGGGTGCTGCTCCGAGTGCTTCGGGACACCCAGGGCGTTGCTGGTACCGCCACGGAGGAGGCCATTCGCGATTGGACCTTCCGGTTGGCGACCGCCACCGGGATCGACGCCGCCCCGGAAGGGGGATGTGCCCTGTCCGTTCTGCGCGATGCGGTGGTTGCGGGACGCATTGCATCCGATGCCGAGGTCGTGGTGTACAACACGGGCAGTGGCGCGTCGTACCGCGCATGA
- the murJ gene encoding murein biosynthesis integral membrane protein MurJ, with the protein MSEAGGGRSAFVVGAGILISRVVGLLRNTAFAYFFGAGAASDAYNAAFKIPNAVRNLLGEGTLSAAFVPVYSRLLGQGDAAAARALANAVLGLLLVAVSLLTLVGIAGAPVLTAVLAPGFDHETQQLATRLTRVLFPMTGVMVLSGWCLGIQNSHRRFFWSYASAALWSVAQIVLLLVWGPRAHDAQQLSLWLAWATLAGALLQVAGQMPEVLRLTGPLRPTLNRAAEGVGQTLRNIVPVVTALGVVQISGFVDLQIASYLPAGAATNITYANTLALLPVSLFGVSVAAASLPEFSRDSGAMALDALRERLRGGWQRILFYVVPSTIVFIVLGDYCVGVLYRAGQFGEAEQRVVHAVLAGYAVGLVSFGSVKLLGSAFYALQDYRTPLRASVASITVSAAAAVAIAVPLRASPYATAGIALASAMGSYVNLAVLARGLRRRLGTLYTPSMWMGTRRILVAALCAAVVGGGARVLHTAFAPTLHVRLAAFPIFAAFAVAYLGSAWWMGSAEAARWLRRAPRASRHG; encoded by the coding sequence ATGAGTGAGGCGGGGGGCGGACGCTCGGCGTTCGTCGTTGGTGCGGGCATTCTGATCAGTCGAGTGGTCGGATTGCTGCGAAACACGGCCTTCGCCTATTTCTTTGGCGCCGGTGCTGCCTCTGATGCGTACAACGCCGCGTTCAAGATTCCGAATGCGGTGCGCAACCTCCTTGGAGAAGGCACGCTGTCCGCCGCTTTTGTGCCGGTCTACAGCCGACTGCTTGGGCAGGGAGATGCGGCGGCGGCGCGCGCGCTGGCCAATGCGGTACTGGGCCTGCTGCTGGTCGCCGTGAGCCTGCTGACCTTGGTGGGGATTGCTGGAGCGCCCGTGCTTACAGCCGTCTTGGCCCCGGGGTTTGATCACGAGACCCAACAGCTGGCGACGCGCCTCACACGCGTGCTCTTCCCCATGACGGGCGTCATGGTGCTGAGCGGATGGTGCCTCGGCATTCAGAATTCACATCGGCGCTTCTTCTGGTCGTATGCGAGTGCGGCTCTCTGGTCCGTAGCCCAGATCGTCTTGCTCCTCGTTTGGGGGCCACGCGCGCACGATGCGCAGCAACTGTCGCTGTGGTTGGCCTGGGCCACGCTGGCAGGTGCCCTCTTGCAGGTCGCTGGTCAGATGCCCGAAGTGCTTCGGCTCACCGGTCCCCTGCGCCCTACGCTGAATCGTGCCGCTGAAGGGGTTGGGCAGACGCTGCGCAATATCGTGCCGGTCGTGACCGCGCTCGGTGTGGTACAGATCTCCGGGTTTGTTGATCTGCAAATCGCGTCGTATCTCCCCGCCGGGGCTGCGACCAACATCACCTATGCCAACACGCTGGCGCTGTTGCCGGTGAGTCTGTTTGGCGTGTCGGTGGCCGCTGCCTCACTGCCCGAGTTTTCGCGCGACAGCGGGGCGATGGCCTTGGATGCGCTGCGTGAGCGCCTGCGCGGTGGCTGGCAGCGCATTCTCTTTTATGTGGTGCCGAGTACCATCGTGTTCATCGTCCTCGGTGATTATTGCGTGGGGGTGCTTTATCGCGCGGGGCAGTTCGGTGAAGCCGAGCAGCGTGTGGTGCACGCGGTGCTGGCGGGGTATGCCGTCGGGTTGGTGAGTTTCGGATCGGTCAAGCTGCTGGGCTCGGCGTTCTATGCGCTCCAGGACTATCGCACCCCCCTGCGAGCGTCCGTGGCGAGCATCACGGTGTCGGCGGCGGCGGCCGTGGCCATCGCCGTGCCCCTGCGCGCGTCACCGTATGCCACCGCCGGCATCGCTCTGGCATCGGCGATGGGATCGTATGTGAATCTGGCCGTGCTCGCGCGTGGACTGCGCCGGCGACTGGGAACGTTGTACACGCCGTCCATGTGGATGGGAACGCGACGAATCCTCGTGGCCGCGCTCTGTGCCGCCGTGGTCGGTGGGGGCGCGCGGGTCCTACACACCGCGTTCGCGCCCACGCTGCATGTGAGACTGGCGGCATTCCCCATATTCGCCGCGTTCGCAGTGGCCTACCTGGGCTCGGCGTGGTGGATGGGATCGGCGGAAGCGGCGCGGTGGCTGCGACGAGCGCCTCGTGCATCGAGGCACGGGTGA
- the bshC gene encoding bacillithiol biosynthesis protein BshC, protein MTVSQVDHATSSPTDAPGALHIRTVSLGGSALSRAVQSGQVGHAWYAPRPTSASEWAAHARTVRASLEGTDWLTGLAPAFAATGLAAERLARAAAEGVVVTTGQQPGLFGGPMYTWSKAMSALALANELERQTGMPVAPVFWAASDDADWMEAAVTNVATSKGLVSASLAGPATEGVAMSDVPLGDLRPARAVLAAGCGSAAHASVLELVDAAYVPHATIGAAYVQLMRALLEPLGIAVLDAAHPALRHAADGFLRHALRQSSAVHEALRVRVQEIEGAGFAPQVDVVDGLSLVFRSQIASQGDELQRVRERVPVADAASVARTAEAGTLGANVLLRPVMERAVLPTVCYLAGPGEFAYFAQVAPVASALGAAVPVAAPRWACELIEEETLALQERLGLSEASLRDPHAAEQIVARAQMNEHLADTMERLRVTLETQVRALHESLAGDDAPVASDVVQGLARDLAHRLDRFERRVLAGVKRQETEVLRDVAALRAALRPHGQSPERVLNLVPLLARFGPGVLRRMSEAAEPHARALVTGTAATA, encoded by the coding sequence GTGACTGTGAGCCAGGTGGACCACGCTACCAGTAGTCCGACGGACGCCCCCGGCGCCCTCCACATTCGCACCGTTTCCCTCGGCGGCAGCGCGCTTTCGCGCGCCGTTCAATCCGGGCAGGTGGGACATGCCTGGTACGCCCCTCGTCCGACGTCGGCTTCCGAATGGGCGGCTCATGCCCGCACTGTTCGGGCATCGCTGGAAGGGACCGATTGGCTGACGGGGCTGGCACCGGCTTTTGCGGCCACCGGATTGGCCGCTGAGCGTCTGGCGCGGGCGGCGGCCGAGGGAGTGGTGGTAACCACGGGGCAACAACCCGGATTGTTCGGGGGGCCCATGTATACGTGGAGCAAGGCCATGAGCGCACTCGCGCTCGCCAATGAGCTGGAGCGCCAGACGGGGATGCCGGTCGCGCCGGTGTTCTGGGCGGCCAGCGACGACGCCGACTGGATGGAGGCGGCCGTCACCAATGTGGCCACCTCCAAGGGGTTGGTGAGCGCGTCGTTGGCGGGCCCGGCAACGGAAGGCGTGGCCATGAGCGACGTGCCCCTGGGGGATCTGCGGCCGGCGCGCGCCGTGCTGGCCGCCGGGTGCGGGTCTGCTGCCCATGCGTCAGTGCTCGAGCTCGTCGATGCCGCCTACGTGCCCCACGCGACCATTGGCGCGGCCTATGTGCAGCTGATGCGGGCCCTGCTGGAACCGTTGGGCATCGCGGTCCTTGATGCGGCGCATCCTGCGTTGCGCCACGCCGCCGATGGATTCCTTCGCCACGCTCTTCGGCAATCTTCGGCCGTGCACGAAGCCCTGCGCGTACGGGTGCAGGAGATCGAGGGGGCGGGCTTTGCACCGCAGGTCGATGTCGTGGATGGGCTGTCGCTCGTGTTCCGCTCACAGATTGCCAGCCAGGGCGATGAACTGCAGCGGGTGCGAGAGAGGGTCCCGGTGGCCGACGCCGCCAGCGTGGCACGCACGGCGGAAGCGGGAACGCTGGGCGCCAATGTCTTGCTGCGTCCGGTCATGGAACGCGCCGTCCTCCCCACGGTGTGTTACCTGGCAGGTCCCGGGGAGTTCGCCTACTTCGCGCAGGTGGCACCGGTTGCGTCGGCGTTGGGGGCGGCCGTGCCGGTGGCGGCGCCACGTTGGGCCTGTGAGCTCATCGAAGAAGAAACGCTGGCGCTGCAAGAGCGGTTGGGGCTGAGCGAGGCATCGCTGCGCGATCCGCACGCGGCCGAGCAGATCGTTGCACGGGCGCAGATGAACGAACACCTGGCGGACACCATGGAACGCCTGCGCGTCACGCTCGAGACGCAGGTGCGGGCGCTTCATGAGTCGTTGGCGGGGGACGACGCGCCCGTGGCGAGCGATGTGGTCCAGGGGCTGGCTCGCGATCTTGCGCACCGATTGGATCGTTTTGAGCGACGGGTGCTTGCCGGTGTGAAACGTCAGGAGACCGAGGTGCTGCGAGACGTGGCTGCGTTGCGCGCCGCGTTGCGTCCACACGGGCAGTCTCCGGAACGCGTCCTGAATCTGGTCCCGCTGCTGGCGCGCTTTGGTCCTGGCGTGTTGCGTCGCATGAGCGAAGCGGCGGAACCACATGCACGGGCGCTGGTGACGGGCACCGCGGCCACGGCATGA
- the uvrC gene encoding excinuclease ABC subunit UvrC, with the protein MSTNEQSSGEIVASVSIDALPIPDDEWTRAALARGMPLAVARRLPHLPESPGVYLWKDADGGVLYVGKAKRLRSRVRSYWAQDHTTSPKTRGLLRKVQDLDTIVVPSEAHSLILESTLIKEYRPRFNIALRDDKSYPYIKVTVHEPFPRVLVTRRLQDDGARYFGPYTDVGAMRRALNVVKRIFTVRSCHYALPREAPERPCLDYFIKRCKAPCVGYQGTGEYRSMIDEVVWFLEGRTGDVVRHVRERMMEASERLDFERAGELRDALRHLEKMEEPTVVLEVEGGDRDVVGYARDGEDACVVILRIRGGKLLAREHRLLEHAEGEDDGAVLGASLAQWYRMAEARAGDLLVPFDFEDRDVLEASLEGTTIRVPQRGPRRALVDLADKNAQHLLEEFKLASLESEERAADPVYELQRELGLPRLPRSLVCFDISHAQGTDVVASAVWFENARPKRSEYRKFKIQIFEGNDDFKSMHEVVTRYFRRRMDEEKPLPDLAVIDGGKGQLGAAREALTALGVTQMGLISLAKKDEEIFLPGRSESVRLPRRSPALRMLQQARDEAHRFAVTFQRQKRAARTITSELLKIPGIGPTKRRALLHVFGSVQGVKEAALEEIARVPGFGESTARKVLLSLGVDLPLPTAGASGEVSAAPPDDPTPPSTDE; encoded by the coding sequence ATGTCCACTAACGAGCAGTCGTCGGGAGAGATTGTCGCCTCGGTGTCCATCGATGCGCTGCCGATTCCGGACGATGAGTGGACCCGTGCGGCGCTGGCGCGCGGAATGCCACTCGCCGTTGCGCGACGCCTGCCGCATTTGCCGGAATCGCCCGGGGTGTACTTGTGGAAAGATGCCGACGGAGGTGTGCTGTATGTCGGCAAGGCCAAGCGTCTGCGTTCTCGGGTGCGCAGTTACTGGGCGCAGGATCACACCACCAGTCCCAAGACCCGCGGGTTGCTGCGCAAGGTGCAGGACCTCGATACCATCGTGGTGCCGAGCGAGGCGCATTCGCTCATTCTGGAATCCACGCTAATCAAGGAGTACCGCCCGCGCTTCAACATCGCGTTGCGGGATGACAAGTCGTATCCGTACATCAAGGTCACGGTGCATGAGCCGTTCCCGCGGGTGCTTGTGACGCGTCGGCTGCAGGACGATGGCGCCCGCTATTTTGGTCCGTATACGGATGTCGGGGCCATGCGGCGGGCGCTGAATGTGGTCAAGCGCATCTTTACGGTGCGCTCCTGTCATTACGCATTGCCGCGCGAGGCGCCGGAACGACCGTGCCTCGACTATTTCATCAAGCGGTGCAAAGCGCCGTGTGTCGGCTATCAGGGTACCGGCGAGTATCGCTCGATGATCGACGAGGTCGTGTGGTTCCTCGAGGGGCGCACCGGCGATGTGGTCCGTCATGTGCGGGAGCGCATGATGGAGGCGTCGGAGCGACTGGACTTTGAGCGCGCCGGCGAATTGCGGGATGCGCTGCGACACCTCGAAAAGATGGAAGAACCCACGGTGGTGTTGGAGGTCGAGGGCGGGGATCGTGATGTCGTGGGGTATGCCCGCGATGGCGAGGATGCATGCGTGGTCATCTTGCGCATTCGTGGTGGCAAGTTGTTGGCACGCGAACACCGACTGCTTGAACACGCCGAGGGAGAGGATGATGGTGCCGTGCTTGGCGCCTCATTGGCCCAGTGGTATCGCATGGCCGAGGCCCGTGCGGGTGATCTGCTGGTGCCGTTTGATTTCGAAGACCGGGACGTGCTGGAGGCTTCGCTCGAGGGCACGACCATCCGCGTACCCCAGCGGGGACCACGCCGGGCACTGGTGGACCTGGCGGACAAGAACGCGCAACATCTGCTCGAGGAGTTCAAGCTGGCGTCGCTGGAATCGGAAGAGCGCGCCGCAGATCCCGTGTATGAGCTCCAGCGCGAACTGGGATTACCCCGTCTTCCGCGGTCACTGGTGTGCTTTGATATCTCGCACGCGCAAGGCACCGATGTGGTGGCCAGTGCCGTGTGGTTTGAGAATGCGCGTCCCAAGCGCAGCGAGTACCGCAAGTTCAAGATTCAGATTTTTGAGGGGAATGATGACTTCAAATCCATGCATGAGGTGGTCACGCGCTATTTCAGGCGCCGCATGGATGAGGAAAAGCCGCTTCCGGATCTGGCGGTGATTGACGGCGGCAAAGGACAGTTGGGGGCTGCCCGCGAGGCGCTGACGGCGCTTGGGGTGACCCAGATGGGGCTGATCAGTCTCGCCAAGAAGGATGAAGAAATCTTCCTGCCTGGGCGCAGCGAAAGCGTACGATTGCCGCGGCGCTCGCCGGCCTTGCGCATGTTGCAGCAGGCGCGGGATGAGGCGCACCGGTTTGCGGTGACGTTCCAGCGCCAGAAGCGGGCCGCGCGTACCATCACGTCGGAGCTGCTGAAGATCCCCGGCATCGGCCCCACCAAACGGCGCGCCTTGCTGCATGTTTTTGGCAGTGTGCAAGGGGTCAAGGAAGCCGCCCTCGAGGAGATTGCGCGTGTCCCCGGGTTCGGCGAGTCCACCGCGCGCAAAGTGTTACTCTCGCTTGGGGTGGACCTTCCACTCCCCACGGCGGGCGCTTCTGGTGAAGTGTCCGCCGCCCCACCTGACGATCCGACCCCACCGTCCACCGACGAATGA